One stretch of Cohnella algarum DNA includes these proteins:
- a CDS encoding ABC transporter substrate-binding protein, which produces MPKACHEKIDAGGTFMKAKAWFSIASSVLAVSLLTAGCSSGSNVGGSESGGQKKEVVIWDWTDPYKTEISGPMDTVIAEYNKENPDVELKIEKITNDSIRTKLLAAISANNLPDAAFLDGQWLAEFQSTGILAALNNYTDEWGQSDDFPEKVWESVVFDGQVYGIPGDGDVRTLLYRKDLLDKVGLEAPKTWSELVTASKKLMEVGKSEGIEYGFAMNGGNSEHTSMRSLPWIWDLGGDFVDGSGKPTLTSEPIVKTVQFMSDLVLKDKVSPPDSYMKTKKEVAASIVSGQSAMAIVGSWEWRSDASFLAQDSLKGKLASAPIPLPDDAVTDEPATAVGYGTWVIFDNSQNKDEAWKWIEKVTSPEHEINIFKNGTGNMPMRLSAYKDEAFTSDPIFKSFVDIMPYARPRPKTETYEALSQAYRDAIQLVLGKQKPVQEALDYAQSKVESQ; this is translated from the coding sequence ATGCCGAAAGCATGTCATGAAAAAATCGATGCAGGAGGTACATTCATGAAAGCAAAAGCATGGTTTTCGATTGCAAGCTCCGTATTGGCGGTAAGTCTGTTGACAGCCGGATGTTCGTCCGGTTCGAACGTTGGAGGAAGTGAAAGTGGCGGGCAGAAGAAAGAAGTCGTCATTTGGGACTGGACCGATCCGTATAAAACGGAAATCAGCGGACCGATGGATACGGTCATTGCCGAATACAATAAAGAAAACCCGGATGTAGAGCTAAAAATCGAGAAAATTACAAACGATAGCATTCGGACCAAACTGCTTGCCGCCATTTCGGCTAACAACCTGCCAGATGCTGCGTTTCTCGACGGACAATGGTTGGCGGAATTTCAATCGACCGGCATTCTCGCGGCATTGAACAATTATACGGACGAATGGGGACAATCGGACGATTTCCCCGAGAAAGTATGGGAATCCGTCGTATTTGACGGTCAAGTCTACGGTATTCCCGGCGACGGCGACGTAAGAACGCTGCTCTACCGGAAGGATTTGCTGGACAAAGTGGGGCTTGAAGCTCCGAAGACGTGGAGCGAATTGGTGACAGCCTCGAAAAAGCTGATGGAGGTCGGCAAATCGGAAGGAATCGAGTACGGCTTTGCCATGAACGGGGGCAATTCTGAGCATACATCGATGCGTTCGCTGCCCTGGATTTGGGATTTGGGCGGAGATTTCGTGGATGGAAGCGGCAAGCCGACACTAACCAGCGAACCGATTGTCAAGACCGTTCAATTTATGTCGGACCTGGTATTGAAAGATAAAGTATCCCCTCCCGACAGCTATATGAAAACAAAAAAAGAGGTTGCCGCCAGCATCGTTAGCGGCCAATCAGCCATGGCTATTGTAGGCTCTTGGGAATGGCGCAGCGACGCTAGCTTCCTGGCCCAGGACAGCCTGAAAGGAAAGCTTGCATCCGCTCCGATTCCGCTTCCGGACGATGCGGTTACGGATGAGCCGGCAACAGCGGTCGGTTATGGAACATGGGTCATCTTCGACAATTCGCAAAATAAAGACGAAGCCTGGAAATGGATCGAGAAAGTAACTTCTCCGGAGCATGAAATCAACATATTCAAAAACGGAACGGGCAACATGCCAATGCGATTGTCGGCTTACAAAGACGAAGCCTTCACGTCCGACCCGATTTTCAAGAGCTTTGTCGACATTATGCCTTATGCTCGTCCGCGTCCGAAAACGGAAACTTACGAAGCACTGTCTCAAGCTTACCGGGATGCGATTCAATTGGTACTTGGCAAGCAAAAACCGGTTCAAGAAGCGCTTGATTATGCGCAAAGTAAAGTCGAATCCCAATAA
- a CDS encoding MFS transporter: MKRLAFAERITAHAFSFSALFKLRGLYFTNGLAGGVFNPYLTLILAHHGLNSSTVGWIMAAGTFASILAQPVWGFIVDRYERTKFVLALSMLIPACAAYFYNLQWVAVISVAYIMSIVFSATYAPIADAYAVEAAKKSNATYGSIRSLGSLGNALGGYLGGLYLSWFSLTSLWLPFAFINLLGLIAILFLPSSTKSKVAAASFTNGVRELLINRRFLLFLAGCFMINQTLTAFNSYFTLSFQLAGGTYAMTGVALLLASATNVPSMLIASRLSAKLGRERLLLIAATAYVLRWGIQWVFPSSDVMIAIQVLHGLSFGFFYIAAVEYVANTAGKRLQATGQSIFNMVFVGLAGIAGNLLNGYLLDIGGPSLMYFACTVSAFLGAGLLLIVSNMRRNTSV, encoded by the coding sequence ATGAAAAGATTGGCGTTTGCCGAACGTATAACCGCTCATGCGTTTTCTTTCAGCGCACTATTCAAGCTTCGGGGACTCTATTTCACGAACGGACTGGCCGGCGGCGTGTTCAATCCGTACTTGACATTGATTCTTGCCCATCATGGCTTGAACAGCAGCACGGTCGGCTGGATCATGGCTGCGGGAACCTTCGCATCCATTCTCGCACAGCCGGTGTGGGGCTTTATCGTTGACCGTTACGAACGAACGAAGTTCGTGCTGGCACTCAGTATGCTGATCCCGGCCTGCGCAGCCTACTTTTACAATTTGCAGTGGGTTGCGGTCATCAGCGTCGCCTATATCATGTCAATTGTCTTTTCCGCGACTTATGCACCAATAGCGGATGCATATGCGGTGGAAGCGGCGAAAAAATCAAATGCGACATACGGGTCCATTCGAAGCCTTGGCAGTCTTGGAAACGCTTTGGGCGGGTACTTGGGAGGATTGTATCTGTCATGGTTCTCGCTTACATCATTATGGCTCCCGTTCGCCTTCATCAATTTGCTCGGGTTGATCGCGATTCTATTCCTGCCGTCCTCAACGAAGTCAAAGGTAGCGGCTGCTTCATTTACAAACGGCGTTCGGGAGCTTCTGATAAACCGAAGATTTCTTCTCTTTTTGGCCGGATGCTTTATGATCAATCAGACATTGACGGCATTTAATTCCTATTTTACGCTTTCGTTTCAACTGGCCGGCGGCACTTATGCCATGACTGGCGTCGCACTCCTGCTCGCTTCCGCGACGAATGTGCCATCCATGCTGATTGCTTCGCGCTTGTCCGCGAAACTGGGAAGAGAGCGGCTTTTGTTGATTGCGGCGACGGCTTATGTGCTGCGGTGGGGGATCCAATGGGTGTTTCCGTCGTCCGATGTCATGATCGCCATCCAGGTGTTGCATGGGTTGTCGTTCGGATTTTTTTACATCGCAGCCGTGGAGTATGTAGCAAACACTGCAGGTAAAAGGCTGCAGGCAACCGGACAAAGCATTTTCAATATGGTCTTCGTAGGGTTAGCGGGAATTGCAGGTAACTTGCTGAACGGATATTTGCTGGATATCGGCGGTCCTTCACTTATGTATTTTGCTTGTACAGTCAGCGCGTTTTTGGGAGCCGGACTGTTGCTTATCGTGTCGAACATGAGAAGGAACACTTCAGTATAA
- a CDS encoding carbohydrate ABC transporter permease: protein MDNSISHRGPVQAEVPQKRRKWQKEWTIGLAFLLPVLLFIGVFAFYPTFYALYMSFFESKFLVFNRRFVGLQNYVEVLRSSAFWLSMWKTVVFTFWSVILQFSVGLILALILKKKLRVNAFLRSIIIIPWVLSPVVIAVIFQLFFISDKTGLLNYMLMSLGILSEPIAWLGVDSAMEMVIVANLWFGMPFSMVMLLAGLQSVPRMYTKRR, encoded by the coding sequence ATGGATAATTCAATTTCGCACCGGGGACCGGTGCAGGCCGAGGTGCCCCAAAAAAGACGGAAATGGCAGAAGGAATGGACGATCGGCCTCGCATTTTTGCTTCCGGTACTTCTGTTTATCGGCGTATTTGCTTTCTATCCCACCTTTTACGCCTTATATATGAGTTTTTTCGAAAGCAAGTTTCTTGTCTTCAACCGCAGATTCGTCGGACTGCAAAATTACGTCGAAGTTCTGCGCAGTTCCGCATTCTGGTTATCGATGTGGAAAACAGTTGTCTTTACGTTCTGGTCCGTCATCCTTCAATTTAGCGTCGGGCTGATCCTGGCCCTCATTTTGAAAAAGAAGCTCAGGGTCAATGCGTTCTTGCGAAGCATCATTATCATCCCGTGGGTATTGTCGCCCGTCGTTATCGCGGTCATTTTTCAGTTGTTTTTCATTTCCGATAAAACCGGTCTGCTAAATTACATGCTGATGTCACTCGGGATTTTGTCCGAGCCAATTGCTTGGTTGGGAGTCGACAGTGCGATGGAAATGGTCATTGTGGCCAATCTCTGGTTCGGGATGCCGTTCTCCATGGTCATGCTCCTTGCCGGTTTGCAGTCCGTCCCGAGGATGTATACGAAGCGGCGATGA
- the thpR gene encoding RNA 2',3'-cyclic phosphodiesterase codes for MSGKTGSEDRNMRLFVALPLAPRIAEELSRWTQAQRERLPFRKWTHPNDYHITLQFLGETSAAKADRLREALRGIKADPIPLTLDGAGTFGPRRAPRVLWAALSGNTHALASLHEQVIRSTSPLGFVPEDRPFASHITLARNFRGADDGMPEDALVSAPAGLTWEADRFALMRTHLGSSPMYEKVDEFPLHD; via the coding sequence ATGAGCGGAAAAACCGGTTCCGAGGACCGAAACATGCGTTTGTTCGTGGCCCTGCCGCTGGCGCCGCGCATTGCCGAAGAACTGAGCCGCTGGACGCAAGCGCAGCGGGAGCGGCTTCCGTTTCGAAAATGGACGCATCCGAACGACTACCATATTACGCTGCAGTTTCTCGGAGAAACGTCCGCGGCCAAGGCCGACCGACTCCGCGAGGCCTTGCGCGGAATCAAAGCCGACCCCATCCCGTTGACGCTGGACGGAGCCGGGACGTTCGGCCCGCGCCGGGCCCCGCGCGTCCTGTGGGCCGCGTTGTCGGGAAATACGCATGCGTTGGCTTCGCTTCACGAGCAAGTGATCCGATCGACAAGCCCGCTCGGCTTCGTTCCCGAAGACCGGCCCTTCGCTTCGCATATTACGCTTGCGCGGAATTTTCGCGGAGCCGACGACGGGATGCCGGAAGACGCGCTCGTCTCCGCGCCCGCCGGCTTGACCTGGGAGGCCGACCGCTTCGCGCTCATGCGCACCCATCTCGGTTCTTCGCCGATGTACGAGAAGGTCGATGAGTTTCCGTTGCACGATTGA
- a CDS encoding ROK family transcriptional regulator, translating to MNDSIGNPQLIRSINEKLVLELTIRNRGLSRAEISRLTGLSKPTVSSSVKNLLDLGLVREIGPGGTGYGRKPTLVDFISSYYYVCGIEIGAVLVRLVVADLSGEIVARKEIPMPQQVLKPESLLRFLRDETEALLGHKGITWEKVKCIAFGIPAVVNELGEASMIVSNLQGLDPFFSRNKLSEWFPCDILLENDVNLAALAEYERGAARDKDVFAYLSVDAGVGAGVMVRGQLLRGLGGVAGEFGDMTTGQGRRLEDCISEKGLLELAQRILEEDKTESTLRGVTLNLDVLFSAVNEGDSVARKIFVIYIRDVAYGLHSLFTVLAPQLIILGGRIGEQPYVLRLLQQHIAEYFAVKPQLESASLGRESVLVGAVQTAVAHTIEYIKENIISS from the coding sequence ATGAATGATTCTATTGGTAACCCTCAGCTTATTCGAAGCATCAACGAAAAATTGGTTTTGGAATTGACCATTCGGAATCGCGGATTATCCCGCGCCGAAATCAGCCGTCTGACTGGGCTAAGTAAGCCAACGGTGTCATCGTCTGTGAAGAATTTGTTGGATCTGGGGCTTGTTCGGGAAATCGGGCCGGGAGGCACCGGTTACGGCCGTAAACCAACTTTGGTCGATTTTATTAGCTCCTACTATTATGTGTGCGGTATCGAGATCGGAGCGGTGCTCGTTCGTCTGGTGGTGGCCGATCTAAGTGGAGAAATCGTTGCAAGAAAAGAAATCCCCATGCCGCAGCAAGTACTGAAACCGGAGTCCTTGCTTCGCTTCTTGCGGGATGAGACGGAAGCCTTGCTCGGGCACAAAGGGATAACTTGGGAAAAAGTCAAATGTATCGCATTCGGGATACCTGCAGTGGTCAACGAGCTCGGGGAAGCATCCATGATCGTTTCGAATTTGCAAGGGCTCGACCCTTTTTTTTCCCGAAATAAGCTGTCTGAATGGTTCCCATGCGATATCCTGCTGGAGAATGACGTAAATTTGGCGGCTTTGGCTGAATATGAAAGAGGCGCCGCCCGCGACAAGGATGTATTTGCCTATCTGTCGGTCGACGCGGGAGTGGGAGCCGGCGTTATGGTGCGAGGCCAACTGCTCAGAGGACTCGGGGGAGTGGCTGGTGAATTCGGCGATATGACGACAGGACAAGGGAGGCGTCTGGAAGACTGCATTTCGGAGAAGGGACTTCTGGAACTAGCTCAAAGGATACTGGAGGAGGATAAAACCGAAAGTACGCTCAGAGGCGTTACGTTGAACCTGGACGTTTTATTTTCTGCCGTGAATGAAGGGGATTCTGTCGCTCGAAAGATCTTTGTCATTTATATAAGAGATGTCGCATACGGGCTTCACAGCCTGTTTACCGTACTTGCCCCGCAGCTCATCATTCTCGGGGGAAGAATCGGCGAACAACCTTATGTGTTGAGGCTGCTTCAGCAGCATATCGCGGAGTACTTTGCGGTCAAGCCTCAGCTTGAGTCGGCCTCGCTCGGAAGAGAGTCGGTGCTTGTGGGGGCAGTTCAGACGGCTGTTGCCCACACGATCGAGTACATCAAGGAAAACATCATATCAAGTTAA
- a CDS encoding carbohydrate ABC transporter permease, producing the protein MIDGANGFQQLCYITLPLLKPTVLITLIWITTSTFNEFDLVYALTAGGPLEATNLLGIQMYNTAFSLGQFEKGSAIAVLMFLVNLILSLVYYRVLRRKEA; encoded by the coding sequence ATGATCGACGGGGCGAACGGGTTTCAGCAGCTATGTTACATCACATTGCCGCTGCTGAAGCCGACCGTGCTGATCACGCTGATCTGGATCACCACGAGCACGTTCAATGAATTCGACCTTGTCTATGCGCTGACCGCGGGCGGGCCGCTTGAAGCCACCAATCTGCTTGGCATCCAAATGTATAACACGGCGTTCTCTCTCGGTCAATTCGAAAAGGGCTCCGCCATAGCCGTATTGATGTTCCTCGTCAACCTGATTTTGAGCCTGGTCTATTACCGAGTATTGAGAAGGAAGGAGGCATAA
- a CDS encoding carbohydrate ABC transporter permease, with amino-acid sequence MKKKDRIWTFVAYLPVLFWAAISLGPLLWIAMLSLKPAAEWGSFPPTFFPQSPTWGNYISAIQNSPIVTYFMNSVIVTGVSLVLSLLLGSLAGYALGRLKFPFRNTIFMAIFSVRMIPALLTVIPLYVLMHALGLLNSLWAVILAYTATGIPMVIFVMKDFLESLSMEIEEAAMIDGCSRMRIFFTILLPLVRPGLAAAAILVFVRTWNEFMIALTLTSSDEVRTIPVGLRNALGQRMGELGPMAAYTVIAVIPIIILFLFFQRHFVSGLSQGSSK; translated from the coding sequence ATGAAAAAAAAGGACCGGATCTGGACATTTGTCGCCTATTTGCCCGTGTTGTTCTGGGCGGCAATTTCGCTCGGGCCACTGCTTTGGATCGCTATGCTGTCACTCAAGCCGGCGGCTGAATGGGGCAGCTTTCCGCCTACCTTTTTCCCTCAAAGTCCGACTTGGGGAAATTACATCAGCGCGATCCAAAATTCTCCGATCGTCACCTATTTCATGAACAGCGTGATCGTAACCGGGGTTTCGCTCGTATTGTCGCTTTTGCTGGGTTCACTTGCCGGCTATGCCCTTGGAAGATTAAAATTCCCGTTTCGGAACACGATTTTTATGGCAATATTTTCTGTTCGGATGATTCCGGCGCTTCTGACCGTCATTCCGCTCTACGTCCTTATGCATGCACTGGGGCTGCTGAATTCGCTGTGGGCCGTTATTCTGGCGTACACGGCTACAGGAATTCCGATGGTCATTTTTGTCATGAAGGATTTCCTCGAAAGTCTGTCCATGGAAATTGAAGAGGCCGCGATGATCGACGGGTGCTCCCGCATGCGCATCTTCTTTACGATTTTGCTTCCTCTAGTCCGGCCAGGTCTTGCGGCCGCGGCAATCCTCGTTTTCGTCCGGACCTGGAACGAGTTCATGATCGCGCTCACCCTTACCTCTTCCGACGAAGTTCGTACGATTCCGGTAGGATTGCGCAACGCGCTAGGCCAACGGATGGGAGAACTGGGGCCGATGGCAGCTTACACAGTCATTGCGGTTATTCCGATCATTATCCTCTTCCTGTTCTTTCAAAGACATTTCGTTAGCGGCCTTTCTCAAGGCTCGTCCAAGTAA
- the cyoE gene encoding heme o synthase, producing MRIADAGKESMKPSQVLPFRELQNIFFQTIKTGIIKSNLIAMLAGLSMALYVNDVRFLDKIGEIVLAIVGSALVIGAAGAFNNVYDRDIDFMMERTRGRPTVTGQIKTRSALLLGIGMAVVGMLALYVASPLAALFGFLGLFLYVFPYTMWTKRRTIYNTEVGSLSGAMPPLIGWTAISSDLLQPGALALFVVMLLWQMPHFYAIAIRRHDEYKAANVPMLPVVKGMRRTYLQTNVYLALLVLSSLLFVPVSSFLAIAAFLLSAGWLVLSIVGNRKWDSAKWAKLMFVYSLNHLTLLFVLVIGYSLIMSLF from the coding sequence ATGAGAATCGCCGATGCGGGAAAAGAATCGATGAAGCCGTCTCAAGTGCTTCCGTTTCGGGAGCTGCAAAATATTTTTTTCCAAACGATTAAAACGGGAATTATCAAATCCAATCTGATCGCGATGCTGGCGGGCTTAAGCATGGCCCTGTATGTGAACGACGTCCGCTTTCTCGACAAAATCGGGGAAATCGTGCTCGCGATCGTCGGATCCGCGCTCGTCATCGGCGCCGCCGGCGCCTTTAACAACGTGTACGACCGGGACATCGACTTCATGATGGAGCGGACCCGGGGACGCCCGACCGTGACCGGCCAGATCAAAACGCGATCCGCGCTGCTGCTCGGGATCGGTATGGCCGTCGTCGGAATGCTCGCCCTGTACGTCGCTTCGCCGCTTGCCGCGCTGTTCGGGTTTTTGGGACTGTTCCTGTACGTCTTTCCGTATACGATGTGGACAAAGCGCCGCACGATCTACAATACGGAGGTCGGCAGCCTGTCGGGAGCGATGCCTCCCCTGATCGGCTGGACCGCCATTTCGTCCGATCTGCTCCAGCCCGGGGCGCTGGCGCTGTTCGTCGTGATGCTGCTTTGGCAAATGCCCCACTTTTACGCGATCGCCATTCGCCGCCACGACGAGTACAAAGCGGCGAACGTGCCGATGCTGCCGGTCGTCAAAGGGATGCGCCGCACCTATCTGCAAACGAACGTCTATCTGGCTTTGCTTGTCCTCTCCAGCCTGTTGTTCGTCCCGGTCAGCTCGTTTCTCGCGATCGCGGCATTCCTGCTCAGCGCCGGATGGCTCGTGCTCAGCATCGTCGGCAACCGGAAATGGGACTCGGCCAAATGGGCGAAGCTGATGTTCGTTTATTCGCTGAATCATCTTACGCTGCTGTTCGTTCTTGTCATCGGCTATTCGTTGATCATGTCGTTGTTCTAA
- a CDS encoding phosphodiester glycosidase family protein — MMSPVKKMNRTLLLACAPFIGMMGWIAASDFSVTLGISDMGRISAETPPAIAEKARHVADKLDEAAGTAETISAAVKKVSELYAKTNESMQAMLATAKAQVNRPAAIYDKRITSRLGTPKDSVTSDKLRAQLFAISAQKFSGYALKVQLKSADAMKLALGKDELGGAETTLAAVKRRGAVAGINAGGFADAGGKRYPIGTTIVDGEYASGFTASYSDLFFVGINKNLKLVGGKFSSQEQLDKLQPMYGASFVPILRKNGVNQAIPSKWQSSPARAPRTVIANYKDNQLLFLVIDGRDENGSSGATLEEIQILLERYGAIDGYNLDGGGSSTLVFKGRVVNHPSDGKQRPLATNFLLFS; from the coding sequence ATGATGTCCCCCGTAAAAAAGATGAACCGGACGCTCTTGCTCGCGTGCGCTCCGTTCATCGGCATGATGGGGTGGATCGCCGCCTCCGACTTCTCCGTCACGCTGGGGATTTCCGATATGGGCCGCATAAGCGCCGAAACGCCGCCGGCCATCGCCGAGAAAGCGCGGCATGTCGCGGACAAGCTCGACGAAGCCGCCGGCACCGCGGAGACGATCTCGGCCGCCGTCAAAAAAGTGTCCGAACTGTACGCGAAAACGAACGAAAGCATGCAGGCGATGCTGGCGACGGCCAAGGCGCAGGTGAATCGCCCCGCCGCCATTTACGACAAGCGGATTACGAGCCGGCTCGGCACGCCGAAGGATTCGGTGACGTCGGACAAGCTGCGGGCGCAGCTGTTTGCGATCTCGGCGCAAAAGTTCAGCGGATACGCGCTGAAGGTGCAGCTCAAGTCCGCGGACGCGATGAAGCTCGCGCTCGGCAAGGACGAGCTCGGAGGCGCGGAAACGACGCTGGCCGCCGTCAAGCGGCGCGGCGCCGTCGCGGGCATCAACGCGGGCGGCTTTGCCGACGCGGGGGGCAAGCGTTATCCGATCGGCACGACGATCGTGGACGGGGAATACGCGAGCGGCTTTACCGCCAGCTATTCCGATCTGTTCTTCGTCGGCATTAACAAAAATTTGAAGCTCGTCGGCGGCAAGTTTTCCAGCCAGGAGCAGCTCGACAAGCTGCAGCCGATGTACGGGGCGTCGTTCGTGCCGATCCTGCGCAAAAACGGCGTCAACCAGGCGATACCGTCCAAGTGGCAATCCAGTCCGGCGCGCGCTCCGCGAACGGTCATCGCCAATTACAAGGACAACCAGCTCCTCTTCCTCGTCATCGACGGGCGGGACGAGAACGGAAGCTCGGGCGCCACGCTGGAGGAGATTCAAATATTGCTGGAGCGGTACGGCGCGATCGACGGCTACAATTTGGACGGCGGCGGCTCCTCGACGCTTGTCTTCAAAGGCAGGGTCGTCAATCATCCGTCGGACGGGAAACAGCGTCCGCTGGCAACAAACTTTCTGTTGTTTTCCTAA
- a CDS encoding ROK family protein translates to MTQNSVFAGVDIGGTKVMMVLAAEDGKIIAEKKFPTDASMDPDRFFARIIGELEAAAAENGLPKMAIEGIGLGFPGVINDDEGILRNAPAFPWNAPNIKESIRKYFQGELYLDNDVNVAALGEHWLGAAAGVDDFLMVTVGTGIGGAVFLNGDIYRGATHAAGELGYFIIKAPDSGADSAERAQERPFEFGQFENVASGTAIGRRAQEHLTGNDKPSLIREMAGFDLEAINARHVLDAAGQGDSEALKILDKPLTYMAIGLANAVSLLNPALVVMGGGVAEAGEVYLEAICEKMKHFTPIPAAVVSAKLGNRAGALGALAGVLEKCRKHVMKKSMQEVHS, encoded by the coding sequence TTGACGCAGAATTCAGTGTTCGCGGGAGTTGACATCGGCGGAACAAAAGTAATGATGGTTTTGGCTGCTGAAGACGGCAAAATCATTGCAGAAAAGAAGTTTCCGACGGATGCGAGTATGGATCCCGATCGTTTCTTTGCCCGCATCATAGGAGAGTTGGAAGCAGCGGCAGCCGAGAATGGTTTGCCTAAAATGGCAATCGAAGGCATCGGGCTCGGGTTTCCGGGCGTCATTAACGATGATGAAGGCATTTTAAGAAATGCACCGGCTTTTCCGTGGAACGCCCCCAACATTAAGGAGAGTATCCGCAAGTATTTCCAAGGAGAGTTGTATCTCGACAACGATGTAAATGTCGCCGCTCTGGGCGAACATTGGCTTGGAGCGGCGGCAGGGGTGGACGATTTTCTTATGGTCACGGTCGGGACAGGTATCGGAGGGGCGGTTTTTCTTAACGGCGATATTTACCGGGGAGCGACACACGCTGCAGGAGAACTCGGATATTTTATTATCAAAGCTCCGGATTCCGGGGCCGATTCGGCCGAACGGGCGCAAGAACGACCGTTTGAATTCGGCCAATTTGAGAATGTCGCTTCGGGAACGGCAATTGGCCGCCGAGCTCAAGAGCATCTGACCGGTAACGACAAGCCTTCCTTGATCCGGGAGATGGCCGGTTTTGATCTTGAGGCGATCAATGCGCGCCATGTTCTCGATGCCGCCGGTCAAGGGGATTCGGAGGCGCTTAAAATACTGGACAAGCCGCTCACGTATATGGCTATAGGCTTGGCGAACGCCGTATCGCTGCTGAATCCGGCTCTCGTTGTGATGGGAGGTGGTGTTGCGGAAGCAGGGGAGGTGTACTTGGAAGCGATTTGCGAGAAAATGAAACATTTTACGCCCATTCCGGCTGCCGTAGTTTCGGCTAAGCTTGGAAATCGTGCCGGCGCGCTCGGAGCGTTGGCGGGCGTCCTCGAGAAATGCCGAAAGCATGTCATGAAAAAATCGATGCAGGAGGTACATTCATGA
- a CDS encoding YheC/YheD family protein produces MAKQPVLGILTLYLNDKKTLEERAVYEKMISAGQQLGLNVFVFTPEDVEERTNRIHAMIYDPESRSWQRKWVRFPHMIYDRCRIQRSKRFEKLLSFRRKYGHLTFLNRPLRNKWTVYRTLAKVSAFQKHLPATRLYEASDDVLQLLRKFSLVYLKPINGTGGRGILRIERAGGKLLVQGRDHRRRIIEPKRITREQLATTLRTWSATGDKYIAQQGLHIKLPNGRVHDYRMLVQKNGSGEWEVTGCAGRIGPARSITSNLHGGGEAAPMNRLLRQWVASETEAAQIRRTAETLGIEVARHLETSYGALCELALDLAIDRNGRVWLLEVNPKPAREVFIRAGERTVYRQAIVRPLEYALWLYARKRAGRSGMSAGQTGSGDASRTGKSMMRSIGAEAAAEETVEAAPQASAAGAASKPALAGKR; encoded by the coding sequence GTGGCCAAGCAGCCTGTCCTGGGAATCCTGACGCTGTATTTGAACGATAAAAAAACGCTGGAAGAACGCGCCGTCTACGAAAAAATGATCTCCGCCGGCCAGCAGCTCGGCCTGAATGTGTTCGTCTTTACGCCGGAAGACGTGGAAGAGCGGACGAACCGCATTCATGCGATGATTTACGATCCCGAGTCGCGCTCGTGGCAGCGCAAGTGGGTCCGGTTCCCCCACATGATCTACGACCGGTGCCGGATCCAGCGCTCCAAGCGCTTCGAGAAGCTGCTCAGCTTTCGCCGGAAATACGGCCACCTCACGTTTTTGAACCGGCCGCTGCGCAACAAATGGACCGTCTACCGGACGCTGGCCAAAGTGTCCGCCTTTCAAAAGCATTTGCCCGCGACCCGGCTGTACGAAGCGTCCGACGACGTCCTGCAGCTGCTTCGCAAGTTTTCGCTCGTCTATTTGAAGCCGATCAACGGCACCGGCGGCCGCGGGATTTTGCGAATCGAGCGGGCCGGGGGCAAATTGCTCGTCCAGGGACGCGATCATCGGCGCCGGATTATCGAGCCGAAGCGGATCACGCGCGAGCAATTGGCGACGACGCTGCGGACGTGGAGCGCGACCGGCGACAAATATATCGCCCAGCAGGGGCTTCATATCAAGCTGCCGAACGGGCGGGTTCACGACTACCGCATGCTCGTGCAGAAAAACGGCTCGGGCGAATGGGAGGTGACCGGCTGCGCCGGGCGCATCGGGCCCGCCCGCAGCATTACGTCCAATTTGCACGGGGGCGGCGAAGCTGCGCCGATGAACCGTCTGCTGCGGCAATGGGTCGCCAGCGAAACGGAGGCGGCGCAAATTCGCCGGACGGCGGAAACGCTCGGCATCGAGGTCGCCCGCCATCTGGAAACGTCCTACGGCGCTCTGTGCGAGCTGGCGCTCGACCTCGCCATCGACCGAAACGGGCGCGTCTGGCTGCTCGAGGTCAACCCGAAGCCCGCCCGCGAAGTGTTCATCCGCGCGGGCGAGCGGACCGTCTACCGGCAAGCGATCGTGCGTCCGCTGGAGTACGCTCTCTGGCTTTACGCCCGCAAGCGCGCCGGACGCAGCGGCATGAGCGCGGGACAGACGGGCTCGGGCGACGCGAGCCGCACCGGAAAGTCCATGATGCGGTCGATCGGGGCGGAAGCCGCCGCGGAAGAAACGGTCGAGGCGGCGCCGCAAGCCTCGGCCGCCGGCGCGGCCTCGAAGCCGGCCCTTGCCGGCAAGCGGTAG